Genomic segment of Deltaproteobacteria bacterium:
CGGCGCGCGCTCGAGGCCACCCGCCTCGCCGCTCACGCGGAGCGACCCGCGCGCACGCTCTCGGTGGGGGAGCAGCAGCGCGTCGCGTTGGCAGCCGCCTGGGCGCGCGAGCCGGAGCTGCTGCTACTCGACGAGCCCGCGGCGGCGCTCGACCCCGGCGCGACGCGCGAGCTCGAGCGCGCGATCGGTGCGATCCGCGACGCGGGCGTGAAAGTGGCGATGAGCACCCACGATCTCGCGCAGGCGAGGCGCCTCGCGAGCGAGGTGCTGTTCGTGCACGAGGGGCGGCTGCTCGAGCAAACCCCCGCGGCGGAGTTCTTCAGATCGCCGGGCAGCGAGGAAGCGAGGCGCTTCCTCGCGGGCGAGCTACTGGCGTGAGCCGGCTCTACTCGAGAAAGAACACCTGTTCGCCACCGACCTTGAAGGCCGCGATCGCCGACCGGCCGGCCGCGCCGGTCAGCCAATCCGCGAGCTTCTGGCCGAGGTCAGCCTTAACGCCGGGATGCTTCGCGGGGTCGACCACCATCACGCTGTAGCGGTTCAGCAGGCGCGCATCGCCGCTCACCATCTCGACGAGGCCGCGGCGATTGGAGAGCGCGAGCCACGTCGAGCGATCGGTCAATGTGTAGGCCTGCAGCTCGCCGGCCATACCGAGCGTCGTCGCCATGCCGCCGCCCGCTTCGATGTACCAGCGGCCCGAGGCCGGCTTCGGATCGCGCGCCGCGGCCGCCCAGTAGCGCAGCTCCGCCTTGTGCGTCCCGGAGTCATCGCCGCGCGAGATGAACTTCGCGCCTCGATCCGCGATGCGTGCGAACGCCGCCACGACATTCGCGCCCTTCGCGCCTGCCGGATCCGACTTGGGGCCGACGATCAGGAAGTCGTTGTACATCACGGCGCGCCGCTCGCGCGCGTGCCCTTCCGCGACGAATGCATCCTCCGCCGCGCGATCGTGAACGAGCACGACGTCCGCATCCCCCGCGCGGCCGATCTCCAGCGCCCTCCCGGTCCCCACGGACACGACCCGCACTTCGATCCCGCTCTGCGCGGTGAACTTCGGGAGGATCGCGTCGAGCAGGCCCGAGTCCTGCGTCGACGTGGTCGTCGCGAGTGTGATGAACGGCTTCTCTTCGGAGAACGCCGAGCTCGCTACCAGCGAGAGCGCGGCCGACAGAACGAGTGCGATTCGCTTCGGCATTTCCATCCCCTCAGAACTTCACGATCACGTCGGAGCGCAGGCGCAGCCGATCGGCCGCGCTCACCGAAGTCGCGAACGGGATGCCCGTCTCGAGCTCGTCGCTCAGGAACAGCTCGAGCGAGAGCTCGGTGTTCGGGAACACGTGGCGCGAGCCGTAGAACGCCCAGCCCTCGCGGTTGGTGAAGCCGTCGAGCACGTCGCTGTCCGTGTAGAGCGCGGGGCCGAAGTCGGCTTCGAGCGCGTAGTAACCCACGCCGAGCAGAACGGTCTGCTTCGGATCGCCGAGCTCGAGCGCGAGCCCCCAGCCGAGATCCTGCTTGCCCTCGCCCGCGATGCTCGCGGCGTCGAGATTCTTCGCGAGGTGCGCATGCAGCAGCACGGGCCACTTCGGCATGAGTGCAACGCGCGCGAACAGGCTCGACTCGAGCTGGTCGAAGCTGCCGTCCGAGTCGTTACTGAGGGCGACGTTGCCGAACGCCGCCTGGCGCGTGAAGAAGCCCGCGTTCAGCGAGCCGTAGCTGAGCCACGTGACGCGCCCGCCGAGCGCGAGCTGCTCGCTGGCCTGGAGCGTCGCGCCGCCCTGGAGCCCGAAGAAGTGCGGGTCCTTGGTGAAGCGCGACTCCTCGATCAGGAAGTAGCCCGCGCTCGCGAACAGCCCGAGCTTCGGCGTCGCCTGCAGCGAGCTGCGCACCGAAAGCCCCTCGAGCGAGTAGTCCGGATCCCACGTCATGTAGTCCTTGCCGTTCTTCCACAGGAACGGATTCGACTGCTTGCCGAACACCACCGTGGTCGGCGCCGCGTCGATCGGCAGCTTCAGCTGCAGCCACGCCTCGTCGAGCTCGAAGCGGTCGCGGTCGAAGTCGACGCCC
This window contains:
- a CDS encoding amino acid ABC transporter ATP-binding protein → RRALEATRLAAHAERPARTLSVGEQQRVALAAAWAREPELLLLDEPAAALDPGATRELERAIGAIRDAGVKVAMSTHDLAQARRLASEVLFVHEGRLLEQTPAAEFFRSPGSEEARRFLAGELLA
- a CDS encoding substrate-binding domain-containing protein, translated to MEMPKRIALVLSAALSLVASSAFSEEKPFITLATTTSTQDSGLLDAILPKFTAQSGIEVRVVSVGTGRALEIGRAGDADVVLVHDRAAEDAFVAEGHARERRAVMYNDFLIVGPKSDPAGAKGANVVAAFARIADRGAKFISRGDDSGTHKAELRYWAAAARDPKPASGRWYIEAGGGMATTLGMAGELQAYTLTDRSTWLALSNRRGLVEMVSGDARLLNRYSVMVVDPAKHPGVKADLGQKLADWLTGAAGRSAIAAFKVGGEQVFFLE
- a CDS encoding putative porin, with the translated sequence MRLRSLRAALACALLSLATLPATAADEAVIQEVLAILKERGIVDEAKYAELVGKNEAYEAKQSSLLSKIVLTGDFRGRLESYWFDEDELGGDPNDRHRTRYRLRIGAVVPVNEWLTAGFRLASGETENRSTNRSLGAGVDFDRDRFELDEAWLQLKLPIDAAPTTVVFGKQSNPFLWKNGKDYMTWDPDYSLEGLSVRSSLQATPKLGLFASAGYFLIEESRFTKDPHFFGLQGGATLQASEQLALGGRVTWLSYGSLNAGFFTRQAAFGNVALSNDSDGSFDQLESSLFARVALMPKWPVLLHAHLAKNLDAASIAGEGKQDLGWGLALELGDPKQTVLLGVGYYALEADFGPALYTDSDVLDGFTNREGWAFYGSRHVFPNTELSLELFLSDELETGIPFATSVSAADRLRLRSDVIVKF